CGCCGCCCAGTCGAAGATCATCGTCCAGCTGCAGCAGCTCGACCCGTCCCGCCTCAGCCCTGCCGACGTGATCCGCTGGCTGGAGGTCACCATCCGGCTTGAGCGGCAGGCGTACGGGATGGACCTCGCCGAAGCCGTCACCACGAGCGACAGCCCGGACCTTCCCGACGTGAGCGAGCTGAGCGACGAGGAGCGCCGCGCCCGCATGGAGCAGCTGCGCCGCGAGCTCGAATCCCGGATCGGCACGCTGGGCGGTGAGCCGCGGTGACCGACCGGCTCGCCGGATTCCCGGACCCGGCCGGAATCTCCGACGTCCAACTGCACGCCGAGATCACGGCCCTGATCGAAGCCGACGCCCGCTCCGCCCGCCGCTGGTCCTGCGACCGCGCGGCCTGCGACGGGCTTCCCCACGAAGGCTGGCTTCACCATCACGCGCGTGCCGCACAGCGCGTCCCCGACGGGGATTGGGCGGCCTGGATGCTGCTCACGGGCCGAGGTTGGGGGAAAACCCGCACAGCATCACAGACCGTCCACGAGTGGGTCACCACGCCCGGCACGATGATCGCCGTCGTCGCCAAGAACGCCACCCTGGTCAAGGAGATCTGCTTCGAGTCCCCCAAGTCCGGCCTGCTGTCTGTCATCCCACCCGAGGACATCCGCCGCTACAGCCCCGGCAACGGCCTGACCATCCTCCGCCTCAAGAACGGCTCCGCGATCTACGGTTTCGGCGCCGAGACCCCTGACAACCTCCGCGGCTTCGCCTTCGACAAGGGCTGGTTGGACGAGTACGCCGCCTGGAACCGCCACACCGCCCAGTCGGTGTACGACATGCTGTGGTTCTGCCTGCGCGAAGCACCGAGCCCGCAGGTCGTCATCTCCACCACTCCCAAGCCGCTCCCGCACGTCAAACGCCTCGTAGAGCGCGGCCGCCGCTCCAGTTCCTCCGTGGTCCTCACCACCGGACGCACCGAGGACAACCGCGCCAACCTCTCCGACGCCGCCCTCGCCGAACTCGACTCCGAGTACGGCGGCACCCGTCTCGGCAGCCAGGAACTCGACGGCGTACTCCTCGAAGACGTCGAAGGCGCCCTGTGGAAGCAGTGGATGTTCGAGGTCGAGGGCTTCCGCGTCGCCAGCCACGCGGTCCCGCCTCTGGAGCGCGTGGTCGTCGCCGTCGACCCGGCGGTCACCACCACCGACAGCGCGGACTTCACCGCCTTCACCGTGGCCGGCCGCTCCTACCCGCTGGAGCAGATGTACGGTGACCGCCGCCCCCGCGGCTACGTCCTCCAGGCCGAGCAGGACCGCTACACCCCGACTGCCGCGATGCGCCGAGCTGCGGCGCTGTACCACGAGCACCAGGCCGACTGCGTTGTCATCGAGGCCAACAACGGCGGCGAGTACCTCCCCGCCCTCCTCACCGAGGTCGACCCCACGGTCCAGTGGCGCATCGTCCACGCCACCCGCAACAAGCGCGCGCGGGCGGCCCCGGTGGCGATGCTCTATGAGCAGTCCCGCATCACACACGTCGGTACGCCCCGTGCCTTCGCCGCGCTCGAGGAGCAGATGACGACGTACGTCGGCGCCTCCGAGCACGAGGAGAAGTCCCCCGACCTCCTCGACTCCTGCGTGTGGGCACTCACGGACCTCTTCCTCGACGCCGGAGTGGCCGGCGCACCTTCAACGCCGACGGATGGCCGGCTTGCTGGTAGACGGTGATGGTGTCCCGCTCAAGAGCCGTATCCAGAAGTGAAGTTGATGAGCTCACGCGGCATTGTCAGTGGCCCCTGGCAGGATGAGATGTGTGACGCGGGACTACGAATCTGTTGCTGACCGAGCCCTCCAAATCCTCAACAAGCATCACCGTGGGTTGGTGCCTCTCGACGACCTCGCGAAGGATCTCCTCGTCGGGGCGGAAGGGGACTCGTCTGCTCCGACGTCCCCGGGAGAACTGGCGCAAGAACTACTTCAGGACGATGCCCGACGTACCGAGATGGGTTATCGCCAACGCTTCATGATCACTGGTGGAGCGGTACGGCTACGAGCTGAAGGCAACAAGGTCGAATTGGGCGTTGAGCGCTGGAACGCCCAGGTGAAGGCTGATCTGTTGGCCCAACTGAAGGCAGTACATCCACGGACCTTCGAGAACATCGTGGGCAGGCTGCTGGCAGCGATGGGGTACGAGGAGGTTCGAGTCTCTCAGTACTCGAACGACGCTGGGGTGGACATCGAAGCTGTCTTCGCGTCTGGTGGCATCGCCAGGACCCCAATCGCCGTCCAGGTCAAGCGCTACGACAAGCGGAAGACGGTAGGAAGGCCGGAGGTGCAGAACCTCCGGGGCGCTGCGGTTCGGCATCCCATGGGGTTGATCGTGACTACGGCCAGGTTCTCGCGGTACGCCCGCGTGGAGGCAGCTCGTGCTGAAGAGAAGCCGATCTACCTGATTGACGGCGACCATCTCGTGGACTTGATGACGAAGCACGGCGTCGGCATCAATTCATCCCCACTTGTTCTTCTGTCGGTGGATGAGCAGGGTCTAGCAAGCCCTGAGTCTGATGCCGTTGAGGAACTGGCCGCGACGGCTGGCGAGGTGCGATCCGGGAGTGCGGACTACATCCTCGAGAAGCTGCCAGGCGGACGAAGCGCGAACTACTTCGAGACTGTCGTTGCCATGGCGCGGCTCGCGCTGGGGCAACCGCCGTTGGTCGAGTACGTTGCCGCGTTTCAGCAGAGGTTCCCCTCTATCGGCCGCGCGGATGTTGCTCGACGCAGGATGCGCATCCTGCTCTCCTTGGGACTTGCCGAGATCGAGAGCGACCGAGTGGTGCTGACCTCGCTTGGGGAGGACGTCACCAGGACGGCAGATCCCCAGCTGCTCAGCACTGCCTTCCTGTCTCGAATTGCCGGAGCCAGCGAGATCAGGAATCTGGCGCGAGGCGCATCCGACATGACCGACTTGCGTAGAGAGCTTGGCGAGAATCCGCCACTCGGGTTGAGTCCGACGCAGGCATTGAGAGTGCTCAGGTGGCTCGATCAACTTCAGCTTCTATGAGCTCCCTTGGGAGCAGGACACGCGCCGAGGATTAGGCTGCGCCGACCCATCAGCCTTCCGACCAGACGGGAGTGGCCTGTGCGGCCCTGGCGCAACTTGATCATCGATACGTGGGGCGCGCTGGCGTTCAAGCCGGCGTTCCAACGTGCCTCCGAGAATCACGCCCTCGGGCTGCCTGGACATGCAGGTGCGGGGTGGGTGCCGGAGGCAGACCGGCGCCGCCTTGCCGCGTACACAGTGCTCGCCGCGTACGACACGAACCAGGCCGCCGCGCTGCTCGGCGAGGACGGCGCGGACCGGCGCGAGTACGGGGACCCGGCGCTCATCGTCGACCAGACGCTGACGCACCTGCTCGGTGAGACGCAGCAGATCGTCGTCGCAGGAGCAGAAGAAGCCGACCAGGCAGCACAGGATGCGGAAACGCTGCTGCGGGACTGGGCGGACTCCGAACACCTGTGGATGCGGATGCAGTACGCGGAGCGCAACGCGGTCCTGCTCGGAGACTCCGTGTACCTCCTCGCATGGTCGCGAGAGAAGGGACGACCGGTGCTCAAGACCATCGACCCCGGCTTCTACTTCCCAGTACTTCCGGACGGCGCGATTGACGCCGACGAGTACCCCGCACGCATTCACCTCGCCTGGGAGACCGCGGCCGACCCGGCGACGGGGAGCAAAGGCACGCTGCGCCGCGTCACCTACGAGCTCGGCCCGATCGGCGAAGGCGAGCCGATGACGCGCACGTACCCGTGGTCGGCGCGGCCCAGCGCACTCACCTGCTATCTGACCGACGCGGAGTGGGACTTGGACCAGGTGGACCGGACCGGCGACGTCGATTCCCTGTCGCTGAAGAGGGCCCGGTTTCATACGAACGCGGACGGAGATGTTCTCAACCACCTGGACCTGCAACTGGACTTCATCCCGATCATCCACGTGCCGAACACCATCAACGGCGCCGAACACTTCGGCCAGTCCAGCCTGATGAAGGCCGCCCAACTCATCGACGACCTCGGCGCGGCCGACACCGACAGTCAGCGGGCCTCGGCCACCACCGGCTCGCCGATCATCGGCCTGTCCGGCGCCCGCCTGCCCGTAGACCGTAAGTCCGGTCAGCCGCTCCCCGTACAGGTCCAGCCGGGCATGGTCTGGCCCCTCGGCGACAGCGGCCAGCTCACCACGGTGGACACTTCCACCCAGCTCGCCGAACTCCGCTCTTACGTCGACACGTTGCGCGATCGCCTGTCGGTGGTGACCCGTCTGCCGGCCAGCGTCCTGGGCACCATGGAAGTCTCCCAGGCCCCCTCCGGGTACGCGATCCAGCTCAGCTTCGGCCCGCTGGACGCCATG
The nucleotide sequence above comes from Streptomyces sp. N50. Encoded proteins:
- a CDS encoding restriction endonuclease, producing MPLDDLAKDLLVGAEGDSSAPTSPGELAQELLQDDARRTEMGYRQRFMITGGAVRLRAEGNKVELGVERWNAQVKADLLAQLKAVHPRTFENIVGRLLAAMGYEEVRVSQYSNDAGVDIEAVFASGGIARTPIAVQVKRYDKRKTVGRPEVQNLRGAAVRHPMGLIVTTARFSRYARVEAARAEEKPIYLIDGDHLVDLMTKHGVGINSSPLVLLSVDEQGLASPESDAVEELAATAGEVRSGSADYILEKLPGGRSANYFETVVAMARLALGQPPLVEYVAAFQQRFPSIGRADVARRRMRILLSLGLAEIESDRVVLTSLGEDVTRTADPQLLSTAFLSRIAGASEIRNLARGASDMTDLRRELGENPPLGLSPTQALRVLRWLDQLQLL
- a CDS encoding terminase large subunit domain-containing protein, with protein sequence MTDRLAGFPDPAGISDVQLHAEITALIEADARSARRWSCDRAACDGLPHEGWLHHHARAAQRVPDGDWAAWMLLTGRGWGKTRTASQTVHEWVTTPGTMIAVVAKNATLVKEICFESPKSGLLSVIPPEDIRRYSPGNGLTILRLKNGSAIYGFGAETPDNLRGFAFDKGWLDEYAAWNRHTAQSVYDMLWFCLREAPSPQVVISTTPKPLPHVKRLVERGRRSSSSVVLTTGRTEDNRANLSDAALAELDSEYGGTRLGSQELDGVLLEDVEGALWKQWMFEVEGFRVASHAVPPLERVVVAVDPAVTTTDSADFTAFTVAGRSYPLEQMYGDRRPRGYVLQAEQDRYTPTAAMRRAAALYHEHQADCVVIEANNGGEYLPALLTEVDPTVQWRIVHATRNKRARAAPVAMLYEQSRITHVGTPRAFAALEEQMTTYVGASEHEEKSPDLLDSCVWALTDLFLDAGVAGAPSTPTDGRLAGRR